The following are encoded in a window of Streptomyces griseiscabiei genomic DNA:
- a CDS encoding ADP-ribosylglycohydrolase family protein has product MAGPPHAHASLDGLVWGDAFGDGWFTSSDENAEELWGARTPRPSPWLWTDDSAMAFVLFAHLTAHGEVRPDGLAEEFAAEYERDPERGYGPSMHGLLRGIREGADWRAVTTAQFGGQGSHGNGAAMRVAPLGAWFRDDLPLAAEQARLSALTTHAHPEAVAGAVAVAVAAALAATHEGPDTPPRPEFLREIAGHVPDSDVRSRLLVAANFSDRTSVRHAASVLGSGTLISAQDTVPFALWSAAGHLDDLTEALWQTVAGWGDRDTTCAIAGGVVAAHSGTAQIPDAWREAREAIPARSRWDAATGVR; this is encoded by the coding sequence ATGGCCGGCCCGCCGCACGCACACGCCAGCCTGGACGGCCTCGTGTGGGGCGATGCCTTCGGGGACGGCTGGTTCACGAGCTCCGACGAGAACGCCGAGGAGCTGTGGGGCGCGCGGACGCCACGCCCGAGTCCATGGCTGTGGACGGACGACTCCGCGATGGCCTTCGTGCTGTTCGCCCATCTGACGGCCCATGGTGAGGTCCGGCCGGACGGGCTGGCGGAGGAGTTCGCCGCCGAGTACGAGCGGGACCCGGAGCGCGGGTACGGGCCGTCGATGCACGGTCTGCTCCGGGGCATTCGCGAGGGCGCGGACTGGCGGGCCGTCACCACGGCGCAGTTCGGCGGGCAGGGCTCCCACGGCAACGGTGCCGCGATGCGGGTCGCCCCCCTCGGAGCGTGGTTCCGGGACGATCTGCCCCTCGCCGCCGAGCAGGCCCGGCTGTCCGCGCTGACCACGCACGCCCACCCCGAGGCCGTCGCCGGCGCCGTGGCCGTGGCCGTCGCGGCGGCACTGGCGGCCACCCACGAGGGGCCGGACACCCCGCCCCGCCCGGAGTTCCTGCGCGAGATCGCCGGCCATGTGCCGGACAGCGACGTCCGCTCCCGGCTGCTCGTGGCCGCGAACTTCTCCGACCGCACCTCGGTGCGCCACGCGGCGTCCGTGCTCGGCTCGGGGACGCTGATCTCGGCCCAGGACACGGTTCCCTTCGCCCTGTGGTCCGCCGCGGGACACCTGGACGACCTGACCGAGGCGCTCTGGCAGACCGTGGCCGGATGGGGCGACCGCGACACCACCTGCGCGATCGCGGGAGGCGTCGTCGCGGCCCACAGCGGTACGGCCCAGATCCCCGACGCATGGCGCGAAGCCCGCGAGGCCATCCCCGCCCGGAGCCGCTGGGACGCCGCCACGGGCGTCCGGTAG